The genome window AAGGGTTGGGTGAAGTCTCCTACCCCGCAATGCCAGCGGCAACAACCAACGCACTCTATGCTGCGACCGGTAAACGGATCACAAAACTGCCACTACGAAGTTAGCCACGCGCACAGTCAAATAAGCGAATAGCAAGAATAGTCATGTTTATTGGACTATTCACCGTTCTAATCTAAATGCGGATATGAGATAGTCATCTATCTCCCCGATTCATTAGTATACGCAGACTCCAGACGCGCTAACACTTAGCCGTTCAGCTTACCAATGGAATGATCATCCCATTGGAACATTCAGCAATACGACACGCACCACCTCTACACCTACCTTAGAATTCCTCTCCCAATGGGCTCAGTGGCAACATTACCTATATTTTATACGTAAATGACTATATCTTAAAAGCTCTAGATATAGTAAGTTCACGGTCAAGCTACCGACGCTCCCCTCAACACATTGCCTCAAACCAGCGACTATCGCGTAACATCTTGCACTGCAAAGACAGCAAGAACTCATCTATTTTATGAAAACTAAACTCCTACTTGGGATCGCACTCGGGATCACCGCAGCGACGTTCCCATTAAACGCACAGACAGACCTCGAATCCACCCGCGACGTGCTGGACCAATGGGTTCAAACTCGTCAAATCACTTCCAAAGAGAAGAGCGACTGGCGCTTGGAACAAGCGATTCTGACTGACACACAGAAACTCCTAAGCAGTGAGCTGACTCGCCTAGACACCTCACTCGAAGAACTCAATAGCTCTGCCACTGCAGCCGATGAAGATCGCGCCGAACTCACGGCAACCAAAGAAGCGATCGCCGAAGCCTCAGCCGTCGTCGAAGGCAGCATCATAGATCTAGAGACGCAGATTAAAGCGATCGTGAAAACGATGCCAGCGCCGCTAGTTGATAAGATCAAGCCACTGATTCGTCGCCTGCCAGAAGACTCCAACGATACCACGCTCTCCCTCGGCGAGCGCGTGCAAAACATCGTCGGTATCCTCAGCCAAGCGGATAAGTTTAACACCACCATCACTCAAACCAGTGAATCACGCGAACTGGACAGCGGCAAAGTCGTCGAAGTGCGCACACTCTACTGGGGCCTCGCGATGGCCTACTACGTCGATGCCGCAGGCGAATATGCTGGTATTGGCTTCCCTGGAAAAGATGGCTGGGAATGGCCTCAAATCGACGGCGCAGGCCCGCAAACCAAGAAACTCTTAGATGTCTATGAAGGCAGCGAAGAGATTCAGTTTGTCGAAGTCCCCGCCCGCATCAACTAAGCCCTTTATTACGCGATATCATGCAAGCACTTTCTAAAACGCTCCTCGCCCTCACCGTGGCTACCCTTGCGCTGCCATTTGGCGCACAGGCACAAACCTTTGACGCTGCTGGCGGCAAAGCCAAGGCCGACCTCGATGCGGCCCTGGCCGAACTCACTCAAGTGCGCGAATCCATCGCCGCTGAGAAGATTCCACTCATCAGCGACGTTTCGAAACTCGAAGATCAAGTCAGTCAAAAGAGCGACGAACTCAATCGCCTACGCCGCCTACGCGACAATAGCGACCTCGGCCTCAACCGCCTGCGCGACCAAGTCGAAGCCCTGCAATCTCAAAATGAATACGCTGGCAGTCTGCTCGACGAATTCGTGCGCTCCTTTGAGACGCGCATTGATTACAGCGAGACTCAACTCTATGCAGACACCGCCGAAGAAGCACGGCTCGCACTTGACGATCCCAACATGAGCACCACTGAGCGCTTCCAAAAGCAGATCACAGTGATCGGTGTCGCGATCGATCGCCTGCAAGAACTCGTCGGTGGTTACACCTTCGAAGGTGAAGCCCTCGCCCCCTCTGGCGAGATTGAAACCGGCACCTTCGCAGTCTTCGGCCCGAGCGTTTATTTTGCATCGAATCAATCAGAACTGTCCGGCGTAACCTACAATAAGCTCAACGCCGCGGTCTCTGCCATCGCCGTGCCCGCCAATGCACTCGGCATCCGTCCATTCATCGAGACCGGCGAAGCCAGCATCCCAACCGACCCGACACTCGGCAAAGCGCTCAAGATCCAAGAAGGCAACGATAGCATTGCAGAGCACCTCGCAAAAGGTGGCAGTGTTGGTGCCGTCATCATCGGCCTTGGCTGCGTCTGCTTATTACTCGGTCTGGTCAAATTCTTCGAAGTCACCAGCTTCAAAACACCGAAGCCCGAAAACGTTCAACAAGTCCTTTCGCATGTTACTAGTGGTGATCTTGACGCAGCACAAAAAGCAGCATCCAGCATCTCTGGCGCAGGCGGCGTGCTACTGAGCACTGGCGTCGAATATGCCGACGAAAAGCGCGGCACACTTGAAGAAATCCTTTACGAAAAGATCCTCGCGGCACGTCCAAAGCTCGAACGCTTCCTTCCCTTCATCGCGCTCACTGCAGCAGCCGCACCACTCCTCGGACTGCTCGGCACCGTCACTGGTATGATCAAAACCTTCAACTTGATCACCATCTTCGGCACCGGCGACGCAAAGAGTCTTTCATCCGGTATTTCCGAAGCACTCGTCACCACCGAGCTTGGCCTGATTGTTGCGATCCCCGCACTAATCCTACACGGCTTACTCGCACGCATGGCGCGCCAAAAGATCGGCGACCTAGAGCAAACCGCTGTCGGCTTCATCAATGGCGTCGTCGCTTCCAAGCACGAAGACAAGTAAGCCCCAACCTCATCCATAGATGTTTGAAAAAATCATAGGCATTTGGCTAAGCGGCGGCTGGGTAATGATCCCACTCGCTCTCCTAGCCGTGCTCATTTACTCCAGCGGCATCCAGTTGCTACTCTTCTTACGTAAGGGTAACATACAGCTCGGCCATGAAAGTGAATGGATGAGCTGGATCTACGATCCCTCCAAAGCCACAGGCCGCGCCGGCGAGATCATTCGCTACACGCAGGAAAACATCTCCGAGTCTAAGCACGTGCGTAACCGCTTCGAAGAAGTGCGTCAAAGTATGCTGCACGACATCGAGCGACGTATGATCTTTCTGAATACACTCGTCGCAGCCGCCCCACTCATGGGGCTACTCGGCACCGTCATCGGCATGCTCGGCACCTTTGCCGCCATCTCCAGTGGCGGCGGTGCAGAAACCGCAGCCATGGTCGCAGCAGGGATCTCCGAAGCACTCATCACCACACAAACCGGCCTATTTATCGCACTACCAGGCATCTTCCTAGTCTTAGTCGTGCGCCGCCGTAAACACGCCATCGAAGCCGCACTCGCACGCATCGAAGCACTCAGCCTCACGAAGCTTTCGTTGAAAAGCTGAAATACGGAAAATTTGAAACATGGAAACGTGGGAATACGTAAACTTTGAAATCCGGAAACACGGAAAATCTGAAACGCAGCTTCCCCACTTTCACTCCCCTCACTTTCACTCTCACTCCCTTCACTTTCACTCCTTTCACTAAATCATGCGCCGCAACCTAGCATCCGAAGACAGAGACGACGTCGAGATCAACCTCTCGCCCATGATCGACATGGTGTTCATCCTCCTCATTTTCTTCATCGTCACCACCGTGTTCGTCGAAGAGACAGGCGTCGAGGTCAACAAGCCCGAAGCCTCTGCAGCCATCCAGCTGGAGAAAAACAGCATCTTGATCGCCGTCACCGCCAATAACAAAGTCATCTATGGCGGACGCGATATCGGCGTCAGTGGCGTCGCGCCCATCGTCAAACGACTCACCTCGCAAGAAGACATCCCCGTCATCATCCAAGCCGACCAAGGTGCCAGCCACGGTGTCTTCGCCCGCGTCTATGGCGAAGCCAAACTCGCCGGAGCCAAATCCATCAACTTCTCAACGAAGCGATAGCTTCGCTTACAGTTTCAGATTTTCAAACTTTCAGCATCTCAGCTTTTCAATAAATGTCATCGGTTTATAAATCTCCTAAAGGAAAAGGCACCCGCACCATCGGGGTGTTGCTCGGCCTCGGCGTCAGTGCGCTCATCTTCCTAGCGATCCCGCTGACGCAGATCTTTACCGAATACGAAAAGACTCCTTCCGACATCGAATCAATTGAACTGGCAACACCGCCACCACCACCGCCAGAGGACGAACCTCCACCACCGCCAGAGCCCGAAGAGGAAGAGCCACCTCCTGAACTCGACACGCCACCGCCACCGGTCAGCTTAGAACAGCTCGACATGGCACTCGAACCCGGCACCGGAGACTCCCTCAGCGGTGACTTCGCGCTCCCGACCGTCGATCTCAAACAAAACCTCGGCAGTCTCGACATTTTTGACCTTAGCGACGTGGAAAAGAAGCCACATCCCAAGAAACAAAGCGCACCTAAATACCCAATGGACGCCACACGCCGCGGACTCAGTGGCTACGCCATCGCAGTCTTTATCGTCGATCAAAACGGCAACGTCATCGACGTTGACATCCCGAAATCAAGTGACCCCATTTTTGATAAGCCGACCATCGAAGCGATTCGCACGTGGAAATTCAGTCCCGGTGAAAAAGACGGCAAAACCGTTAAAACACGTATCAAAATCCGCATCCCTTACGAAATCGAATAAGCCGCACGCACCACGCGACACCCACACACACTTTTTGCCATGAACAAACTCCTGCAACTCCTCCTCGGCCTGACCGTCTCGCTCAGCACGCTCAGCGCACAATCCGATCCCACAAAAAACATGTGGAACGACCCGGCCTTCGTGAATTCCTTCACTGGCAGCTACGGCATACTTTCCGAATACGAGCCACCCATTTCCAACGATGAAAAGCTCGTCCTGCGCGCCGTCATGGACGCGATCAAGTCCAACCCGCGCGCAGCTATCCAGCAACTCGAGCCGCAGATTAAAGCAAAGACCAGCGCCGCCTTCGACTTCATCCTCGCCAACCTTTACTTCCAAGAGGGCGACCTAAGGAACGCTGAAAAAAACTACAACAAAGCGATCCGTAAATTCCCGAACTTCCGTCGCGCCTATAAGAACCTTGGCCTCGTGCAAGTGCAGGCTGGCAAATATAAGGTCGCCGTCAAAACCATCTCCAAATCCATGGAACTGGGCGATGTCGATGGCCGCTCCTACGGACTCCTCGGCTACGGCTACCTCACGCAAGAGCTCTACTACCCAGCAGAGACCGCGTATCGTCAGGCCATCCTAATGAATCCCGAAACACTCGACTGGAAGCTCGGCCTCGCCCGCTGCCTGATGGAAACACAGCGCTACGAAGACGCCATTGCCCTCTTCGACACACTCATCAAAACACAGCCCAACCGCCCAGACTTTTGGCTCCTCCAAGGCAATGCCTACATCGGCAACGACAACCCAATGGCAGCCGCACGTAATATCGAAATCGTCCGCCGCATGGGTAAGGCGCAGCTCGCCACCCTCACCCTACTCGGTGATATTTACATCAATAACGATGCTCCCGCACTTGCACTCGATGCCTATCTCGCCGCACTCCAACTCGCCGGCAATAAAGATACACACTCACTCATACGCGCCGCCAAAATCCTCACCCGCAGCGGCAACTACGACGAAGGTAAGGTGATGATCGCACAGACACGCCAGCAACTCGGCACTCAGATTAAAGATGCCGACGACCTCGCACTGCTCATTCTCGAAGCCAGGATTGCACGCGCCGAGGACGACAACGAGACCGCCATCACAGCACTCGATCAAATCATCAAGCGCGACGCCCTCAACGGCGAAGCCATCATCGACCTCGGCCGCATCTACGCCGCCCAAGGCGAACTCGCCAAAGCAATCAACCGCTTCGAGCAGGCCGAAAAGATCGCTGAATTTGAGCGCAAAGCACTCATCGCCCACGCACAAGCACTCGTCGCCAACACAGACTATCAAGCAGCACTACCACTGCTACGCCGCGCCCTCTACATGGAGCCCGACGAAAACATCGAAGACTACCTCAAACGCGTCGAACGCGCTGCCCGCAACAAAGCGTAGGGCGCGTTGCTTGGAGACTGTCTCACAAATAGAGCTATAAGGATTATCGACGTCATAATCGTAATCTTACTCATAATCTTAATCCTCTGGACTGATTTGTAAGGTCTTCAATCAGAACGCTTCGATTATGATTACGATGAAGAGTAAGATTAAGAGAGTAGCAGCCACGCCAGCAATTTTCGGCTCAAAAGATACGTAGAATAATCGGCCTGCTCAATATTCACAGCGACTTCCGATTCAAATAAAGGCAGTTTAAAGGCACTGCTATCAAAGGAGAACCAGCCCCATTCGCACAAAAAAAGCCCTCACTCGTTATGAATAAGGGCTTTAAAAGATGGAGGCGCGGGTCGGAATCGAACCGACGATAGAGGATTTGCAGTCCTCGGCCTTACCACTTGGCGACCGCGCCTTCTCAAAAATTGATGTGGGGAAAAAGACGCAGGAAGCCGACAAGATCAAGTGTATTCTGCACATAAAATGATTTTATCGATTTGGTTTGTCTACGAGTGATATTTTTTAATTCTCAGAAGCCTCCATATTCCCCCACATCAAAAGAATCATGCCCCTCACTCAGCGAAGACGCTCCATCACCTCATACGACTCGAAACGTAGCGCGCCATCAAAGTTCATACCGAACCTGACCCAACTCCAAGAGGCGCTTACAGACCTACCCGACCCTGAGCTGTGGGCTGAAAATACATGCTCGTGCTCCATACTCGTCGAGAAGAAGCAGAAGTTCATCGAATTCACGCGCAAGCGTATCAATCGCGGCAGCTCCCGCCCCTATCGCTGGATTTACGAAGGTAAAATCCTGATCCGCAAGCGCGACG of Lentimonas sp. CC4 contains these proteins:
- a CDS encoding DUF3450 family protein, translating into MKTKLLLGIALGITAATFPLNAQTDLESTRDVLDQWVQTRQITSKEKSDWRLEQAILTDTQKLLSSELTRLDTSLEELNSSATAADEDRAELTATKEAIAEASAVVEGSIIDLETQIKAIVKTMPAPLVDKIKPLIRRLPEDSNDTTLSLGERVQNIVGILSQADKFNTTITQTSESRELDSGKVVEVRTLYWGLAMAYYVDAAGEYAGIGFPGKDGWEWPQIDGAGPQTKKLLDVYEGSEEIQFVEVPARIN
- a CDS encoding MotA/TolQ/ExbB proton channel family protein, with product MQALSKTLLALTVATLALPFGAQAQTFDAAGGKAKADLDAALAELTQVRESIAAEKIPLISDVSKLEDQVSQKSDELNRLRRLRDNSDLGLNRLRDQVEALQSQNEYAGSLLDEFVRSFETRIDYSETQLYADTAEEARLALDDPNMSTTERFQKQITVIGVAIDRLQELVGGYTFEGEALAPSGEIETGTFAVFGPSVYFASNQSELSGVTYNKLNAAVSAIAVPANALGIRPFIETGEASIPTDPTLGKALKIQEGNDSIAEHLAKGGSVGAVIIGLGCVCLLLGLVKFFEVTSFKTPKPENVQQVLSHVTSGDLDAAQKAASSISGAGGVLLSTGVEYADEKRGTLEEILYEKILAARPKLERFLPFIALTAAAAPLLGLLGTVTGMIKTFNLITIFGTGDAKSLSSGISEALVTTELGLIVAIPALILHGLLARMARQKIGDLEQTAVGFINGVVASKHEDK
- a CDS encoding MotA/TolQ/ExbB proton channel family protein; the protein is MFEKIIGIWLSGGWVMIPLALLAVLIYSSGIQLLLFLRKGNIQLGHESEWMSWIYDPSKATGRAGEIIRYTQENISESKHVRNRFEEVRQSMLHDIERRMIFLNTLVAAAPLMGLLGTVIGMLGTFAAISSGGGAETAAMVAAGISEALITTQTGLFIALPGIFLVLVVRRRKHAIEAALARIEALSLTKLSLKS
- a CDS encoding biopolymer transporter ExbD is translated as MRRNLASEDRDDVEINLSPMIDMVFILLIFFIVTTVFVEETGVEVNKPEASAAIQLEKNSILIAVTANNKVIYGGRDIGVSGVAPIVKRLTSQEDIPVIIQADQGASHGVFARVYGEAKLAGAKSINFSTKR
- a CDS encoding energy transducer TonB, giving the protein MSSVYKSPKGKGTRTIGVLLGLGVSALIFLAIPLTQIFTEYEKTPSDIESIELATPPPPPPEDEPPPPPEPEEEEPPPELDTPPPPVSLEQLDMALEPGTGDSLSGDFALPTVDLKQNLGSLDIFDLSDVEKKPHPKKQSAPKYPMDATRRGLSGYAIAVFIVDQNGNVIDVDIPKSSDPIFDKPTIEAIRTWKFSPGEKDGKTVKTRIKIRIPYEIE
- a CDS encoding tetratricopeptide repeat protein; this translates as MNKLLQLLLGLTVSLSTLSAQSDPTKNMWNDPAFVNSFTGSYGILSEYEPPISNDEKLVLRAVMDAIKSNPRAAIQQLEPQIKAKTSAAFDFILANLYFQEGDLRNAEKNYNKAIRKFPNFRRAYKNLGLVQVQAGKYKVAVKTISKSMELGDVDGRSYGLLGYGYLTQELYYPAETAYRQAILMNPETLDWKLGLARCLMETQRYEDAIALFDTLIKTQPNRPDFWLLQGNAYIGNDNPMAAARNIEIVRRMGKAQLATLTLLGDIYINNDAPALALDAYLAALQLAGNKDTHSLIRAAKILTRSGNYDEGKVMIAQTRQQLGTQIKDADDLALLILEARIARAEDDNETAITALDQIIKRDALNGEAIIDLGRIYAAQGELAKAINRFEQAEKIAEFERKALIAHAQALVANTDYQAALPLLRRALYMEPDENIEDYLKRVERAARNKA